Proteins encoded by one window of Pseudomonas coleopterorum:
- a CDS encoding pilin assembly protein: MKIHELAEHWEQNAKGRLTDTGINIHLDMESAARLAALTQMYPKHHAQELLGELIGAALEELEGSFPYVKGTKVIATDEEGDPLYEDIGPTPRFLALSREHLQRLKNAVDDSAH; encoded by the coding sequence ATGAAGATTCACGAGCTGGCCGAGCATTGGGAACAGAACGCCAAGGGTCGCCTGACCGACACCGGTATCAACATTCACCTGGACATGGAGTCGGCAGCGCGCCTGGCGGCGCTGACCCAGATGTACCCCAAGCACCACGCTCAGGAACTGCTCGGCGAGCTGATCGGGGCGGCACTCGAAGAGCTCGAGGGCAGCTTTCCCTACGTCAAGGGGACCAAGGTCATCGCCACCGACGAGGAAGGCGATCCTCTGTATGAAGACATCGGCCCGACGCCACGCTTTCTGGCGCTGTCACGTGAACACCTGCAGCGTCTGAAAAACGCTGTGGACGACAGCGCACATTGA
- a CDS encoding DUF4398 domain-containing protein, producing the protein MEHYRVNTSSVRSSYGPLKTALLSLAAGAVLTGCAGVAPVEQYAVTQSAVNAAVSAGGTEFAAVEMKSAQDKLKSAELALHGKHYEQARRLAEQAEWDARVAERKAQAAKARRAVEDARQGVQDLREEGLRAAS; encoded by the coding sequence ATGGAGCACTATCGCGTGAATACATCCAGCGTACGGTCGTCTTACGGCCCTTTGAAAACAGCCCTCTTGAGCCTTGCCGCGGGTGCCGTCCTGACAGGCTGCGCCGGTGTAGCGCCGGTCGAGCAATACGCTGTCACCCAATCGGCGGTCAATGCTGCGGTCAGCGCCGGCGGTACCGAGTTCGCCGCCGTCGAAATGAAGTCCGCCCAGGACAAACTCAAGAGCGCCGAACTGGCCTTGCACGGCAAACACTACGAGCAGGCACGCCGCTTGGCCGAGCAGGCCGAATGGGACGCCCGGGTTGCCGAGCGCAAGGCTCAGGCCGCCAAGGCCCGCCGCGCCGTCGAAGACGCCCGTCAAGGCGTTCAGGATCTGCGCGAGGAAGGTCTGCGCGCCGCTTCCTGA
- a CDS encoding OmpA family protein → MNTQFKFPALSALVVLLAACSKTPNPQLVQAQASFADLQGNPKSVQLAALETKDAAQWLERAEKAARASEADDQVDHLAYLARQRIELARQTIELRTAEQAIQGVAALRAQARLEARDAQIKKLQESLNAKQPAAEAMAVQQTERGSLVTFGDVLFETGQAELRPGAYDNIARLAQFLRDNPARKVIVEGHTDSTGSASFNQTLSQRRANAVLVQLVRAGVSPERIVAQGLGMSYPVASNGDASGRAQNRRVEVTISNDNQPVRSRASMR, encoded by the coding sequence GTGAACACTCAATTCAAGTTCCCCGCCCTGTCGGCGCTGGTCGTGCTGCTGGCTGCCTGTTCCAAAACCCCCAACCCGCAACTGGTGCAGGCCCAGGCCAGCTTCGCCGACCTGCAAGGCAATCCCAAATCGGTCCAGTTGGCCGCGCTGGAAACCAAGGATGCGGCCCAGTGGCTGGAGCGCGCCGAAAAGGCTGCGCGTGCGAGCGAGGCCGATGATCAGGTGGATCACCTGGCTTATCTGGCCCGTCAGCGTATCGAGTTGGCCCGGCAGACCATCGAACTGCGTACGGCCGAACAGGCGATCCAAGGTGTCGCCGCATTGCGTGCCCAGGCCCGCCTGGAAGCACGCGATGCGCAGATCAAGAAGCTCCAGGAAAGCCTCAACGCCAAACAACCTGCGGCTGAAGCGATGGCCGTGCAGCAAACCGAACGCGGCAGCCTGGTGACCTTCGGTGACGTGCTGTTCGAAACCGGCCAGGCCGAACTGCGCCCTGGCGCCTACGACAACATCGCCCGTCTGGCGCAATTTCTGCGCGACAACCCGGCCCGCAAGGTAATCGTCGAGGGACACACCGACAGCACCGGTTCTGCATCCTTCAATCAGACCCTCTCGCAGCGCCGCGCCAATGCCGTTCTGGTTCAGCTGGTACGCGCAGGTGTGAGCCCGGAACGCATCGTCGCGCAAGGCCTGGGCATGTCTTATCCGGTGGCCAGTAACGGCGACGCTTCGGGTCGTGCCCAGAACCGTCGGGTCGAAGTGACCATTTCCAATGACAACCAGCCGGTCAGGTCGCGCGCGTCGATGCGTTGA
- a CDS encoding DUF4398 domain-containing protein, with product MELKAMNTRTAKTSSNPLRGLKLAALALGTTFVLAGCAGKPPTEQYAVTQSAVNSAVSAGGTEYAAVEMKAAQDKFKQAEIAMHDKNYEKAKVLAEQAEWDARLAERKAQAGKAAKAVQDAKQGVQDLREESMRSAQ from the coding sequence ATGGAGTTGAAAGCCATGAATACCCGTACTGCCAAAACCTCGTCCAACCCTCTGCGCGGGCTGAAACTGGCTGCCCTCGCACTGGGCACTACCTTCGTCCTGGCTGGCTGCGCCGGCAAGCCTCCAACCGAGCAGTACGCCGTGACTCAATCGGCCGTGAACAGCGCGGTGAGCGCTGGCGGTACCGAATACGCCGCTGTGGAAATGAAGGCTGCGCAGGACAAGTTCAAGCAGGCTGAAATCGCCATGCACGACAAGAACTACGAGAAAGCCAAGGTCCTCGCCGAACAGGCCGAGTGGGACGCACGTCTGGCCGAGCGCAAGGCGCAGGCTGGCAAAGCGGCCAAGGCCGTACAAGACGCCAAGCAGGGTGTCCAGGACCTGCGTGAAGAAAGCATGCGCAGCGCTCAGTAA
- a CDS encoding OmpA family protein has translation MRKQLMVPALLALSVGLAACSTPPNPNLEQARTNFSSLQTNPKSVQLAALETKDASEWLDKADKAYRDDADRAKVDQLAYLTNQRVEVAKQTIALRSAEETLKGAAAQRAQARLDARDAQIKKLQDSLNAKQTDRGTLVTFGDVLFDLNKAELKSSAFPNIAKLAQFLQENADRKVIVEGYTDSTGSAAYNQSLSERRANSVMAALVRAGVEPSRIVAQGYGKEYPVADNTSNSGRAQNRRVEVTISNDNQPVAPRSSMR, from the coding sequence ATGCGTAAACAATTGATGGTTCCTGCCCTGTTGGCTCTCAGCGTTGGCCTGGCAGCTTGCTCCACCCCGCCTAACCCGAACCTGGAACAGGCGCGGACCAATTTCTCTTCCTTGCAGACCAACCCCAAGTCGGTACAGCTGGCTGCGCTGGAAACCAAAGACGCTTCGGAATGGCTGGACAAGGCTGACAAGGCCTACCGCGACGACGCCGACCGCGCCAAAGTCGACCAACTGGCCTACCTGACCAACCAGCGCGTTGAAGTGGCCAAGCAGACCATCGCTCTGCGCAGCGCCGAGGAAACCCTCAAAGGTGCTGCTGCCCAGCGTGCTCAGGCTCGCCTGGATGCCCGCGACGCTCAGATCAAGAAGCTTCAGGACAGCCTGAACGCCAAGCAGACTGACCGCGGTACCCTGGTGACCTTCGGTGACGTGCTGTTCGATCTGAACAAGGCTGAGCTGAAGTCGTCCGCGTTCCCCAACATCGCCAAGCTGGCCCAGTTCCTTCAGGAAAACGCTGATCGCAAGGTCATCGTTGAAGGCTACACCGACAGCACTGGTTCGGCTGCCTACAACCAGAGCCTGTCCGAGCGCCGCGCCAACTCCGTGATGGCCGCCCTGGTCCGCGCCGGCGTCGAGCCTTCGCGCATCGTCGCTCAAGGCTATGGCAAGGAATACCCAGTTGCCGACAACACCAGCAACTCGGGCCGCGCCCAGAACCGTCGTGTGGAAGTGACCATTTCCAACGACAACCAGCCAGTGGCCCCGCGCTCGTCCATGCGTTGA
- a CDS encoding alpha/beta hydrolase, with translation MALAVTVSLAGCSSLLFYPEPGLPFTPAKAGLAYEDVTLTAADGTRLHGWWLPAKPGVEVKGTVLHLHGNGGNLAWHLGGSWWLPEQGYQVLMLDYRGYGLSEGSPRLPQIYQDIDSAFAWLQARTQVRDKPLVLLGQSLGGAMAVHYLAEHPQQRQRLKALVLDGVPASYRAVGRYALSTSWVTWPLQVPLSWWVPDGDSAIASIEQLKGTPMLLFQSIDDPIVPLDNALQLYRQAPLPRVLQLTRGGHVQTFADPTWRQVMLRYLDDPQHFNGLRRLGEIPNYPTPAEPTPAAHK, from the coding sequence CTGGCGCTGGCAGTGACGGTCAGCCTGGCGGGCTGCAGTTCGCTGCTGTTCTACCCGGAGCCGGGACTGCCGTTCACGCCTGCCAAGGCGGGCCTGGCCTACGAAGACGTTACGCTGACAGCTGCCGATGGTACGCGTCTGCACGGCTGGTGGTTGCCGGCCAAGCCCGGTGTCGAGGTCAAGGGCACGGTGCTGCATTTGCATGGCAACGGCGGCAACCTGGCTTGGCACCTGGGCGGCAGTTGGTGGCTGCCCGAGCAGGGCTATCAGGTGCTGATGCTCGACTACCGCGGCTATGGATTGTCCGAGGGCTCGCCGCGGCTGCCACAGATCTATCAGGACATCGACAGCGCCTTTGCCTGGCTGCAGGCGCGTACGCAGGTACGCGACAAGCCGTTGGTGCTGCTTGGGCAAAGCCTGGGTGGAGCGATGGCCGTGCACTACCTGGCCGAGCATCCGCAGCAGCGTCAGCGCCTCAAGGCGCTCGTCCTGGACGGCGTGCCCGCCAGCTACAGGGCTGTGGGTCGTTATGCCTTGAGCACTTCCTGGGTGACCTGGCCGTTGCAGGTGCCGTTGTCCTGGTGGGTGCCCGACGGCGACAGTGCCATCGCCTCCATCGAACAACTGAAAGGCACGCCCATGCTGCTCTTCCAGAGCATCGACGATCCGATCGTGCCGCTGGACAACGCGCTGCAACTGTACCGACAGGCGCCATTGCCAAGGGTATTGCAACTGACCCGCGGCGGCCATGTGCAAACCTTCGCCGACCCCACCTGGCGTCAGGTCATGCTGCGCTACCTTGACGACCCGCAGCATTTCAACGGCCTTCGCCGTCTTGGCGAGATACCCAACTATCCCACGCCTGCCGAACCCACGCCCGCAGCGCACAAATGA
- a CDS encoding flavohemoglobin expression-modulating QEGLA motif protein, translated as MKGPRLVGQARTRSSTVDEYQQTIRGLSDRIVQAQTPIRVLDAVKWDDSIRHGFLQAGGKQMPAVDRDYYQNRALGFDSSAVKLEFQNIERDITRQLGQFNPVGQIMRRMCKEYRMVVRMLEARGTEDFGLISQELYGAASDAFHAGDPTLADLGLMLSDYLNNIAGRGDLKDEAKTLTAKDAVNLLQGRLNRVFGETEGTIRVFESDGIVADAAAGADYIKIRSDAMFNERDVRALEVHEGLVHVATTLNGQNQPICTFLSKGPPSSTVTQEGLAILMEVITFASYPSRLRKLTNRTRAIHMVEEGADFLQVFDFFREEGFEMPEAYGNASRVFRGSTPTGLPFTKDLSYLKGFIMVYNYIQLAVRKGKLEQVPLLFCGKTTLEDMRTLRQLVDEGLVTPPKYLPEQFRDMNALSAWMCFSNFLNHLSLDRIEADYSNIL; from the coding sequence ATGAAAGGCCCGCGGTTGGTGGGCCAAGCCAGAACGAGGAGCAGTACGGTGGATGAGTATCAGCAGACGATTCGAGGCTTGTCCGACCGGATCGTGCAGGCACAGACGCCGATTCGCGTGCTCGATGCGGTGAAGTGGGACGACTCCATTCGTCACGGCTTTCTGCAGGCAGGCGGCAAGCAGATGCCAGCGGTGGATCGCGACTATTACCAGAACCGAGCCCTGGGCTTCGACTCCAGCGCGGTCAAACTGGAATTCCAGAACATCGAGCGCGATATCACCCGCCAGCTCGGCCAGTTCAATCCGGTCGGGCAGATCATGCGCCGCATGTGCAAAGAGTACCGCATGGTCGTGCGCATGCTCGAAGCGCGCGGTACCGAGGACTTCGGCCTGATCTCACAGGAGCTGTACGGCGCCGCTTCCGATGCCTTCCATGCCGGCGACCCGACCCTGGCCGATCTGGGACTGATGCTTTCGGACTATCTGAACAACATCGCCGGACGCGGAGACCTCAAGGACGAAGCCAAGACCCTGACGGCCAAGGATGCGGTGAACCTGTTGCAGGGGCGCCTGAACCGGGTGTTCGGTGAAACCGAGGGCACCATTCGCGTGTTCGAGTCCGACGGCATCGTCGCCGACGCCGCGGCCGGCGCGGATTACATCAAGATTCGCAGCGATGCGATGTTCAACGAGCGCGACGTGCGTGCCCTCGAAGTCCACGAAGGCCTGGTCCACGTCGCCACGACGCTGAACGGCCAGAACCAGCCGATCTGCACCTTCCTCTCCAAGGGCCCGCCCTCGTCGACGGTCACCCAGGAAGGCCTGGCCATCTTGATGGAAGTGATCACCTTCGCGTCCTATCCCAGCCGTTTGCGCAAGTTGACCAATCGCACCCGTGCGATCCACATGGTCGAAGAGGGCGCCGACTTCCTCCAGGTGTTCGATTTCTTTCGCGAAGAAGGCTTCGAGATGCCCGAAGCCTATGGTAACGCCAGCCGTGTGTTTCGCGGCTCGACCCCGACCGGTCTGCCGTTCACCAAGGATCTGTCGTACCTCAAGGGCTTCATCATGGTCTACAACTACATCCAGCTGGCCGTGCGCAAAGGCAAGCTGGAACAGGTGCCGCTGCTGTTCTGTGGCAAGACCACCCTGGAAGACATGCGCACGTTGCGCCAGCTGGTCGACGAAGGGCTGGTGACGCCGCCCAAGTACCTGCCCGAACAGTTTCGCGACATGAACGCGCTGTCCGCCTGGATGTGCTTCTCGAACTTCCTCAACCACCTGAGCCTGGACCGAATTGAAGCCGATTACTCCAATATCCTCTGA